In a single window of the Bacillus clarus genome:
- a CDS encoding GNAT family N-acetyltransferase, with protein sequence MFVNAKIETERLHIRPYQLRDAPAIYELHKHHKVHRYIPEPVYSYKEIEDIIRWSIDMNKKNSINHIAKFNLSIIEKSSQKVIGYCGLGPSDFEPTSTELYYALSHNSWGKGFATEATSALLQYAFDVIGVESIIASVFPENKKSIHVLEKLGFVFKEEVQNLEKTLKDYEGMLYFYITSNIYSPSFTD encoded by the coding sequence ATGTTTGTAAATGCAAAAATTGAAACGGAAAGATTACACATTCGTCCCTATCAGCTTAGAGATGCACCTGCCATATACGAACTACATAAACATCATAAAGTACACCGCTATATTCCGGAGCCTGTATACTCCTACAAAGAAATTGAAGATATAATTCGCTGGAGTATAGACATGAATAAAAAAAATTCTATAAACCATATCGCTAAATTTAACCTTTCAATTATTGAAAAATCTAGTCAAAAAGTAATCGGTTATTGCGGTTTAGGTCCATCAGATTTTGAACCAACTTCAACAGAACTATATTACGCACTCTCCCATAATTCATGGGGGAAAGGTTTTGCAACCGAGGCAACATCTGCCCTTTTACAATATGCTTTTGACGTAATTGGAGTGGAATCTATAATAGCCTCAGTCTTTCCAGAAAATAAAAAATCAATTCATGTATTAGAAAAGCTCGGGTTTGTGTTTAAAGAAGAAGTACAAAACTTAGAAAAAACACTTAAAGATTATGAAGGAATGCTTTATTTTTATATCACCTCAAACATTTACAGTCCCAGCTTTACTGATTAA
- a CDS encoding methyltransferase domain-containing protein yields MKQDKLFLNLLENANTSFSGWDFSFITETGRMKSDLLTWSYGSMAFQLIQHARKMLDMGTGGGEFLSMLKPFPPMTYATEGYAPNIPIARKKLEPLGIKVVEVTDDAAFPFHAEQFDLIINQHESYSASEVKRILSPKGVFLTQQVGGLDCAEINEYIAASLNPELANWTLKTACNDLSQSGFTILTAKEEFPLQRFYDVGALVYYLKAIPWQIPDFTIEKYYEKLYSIHQIILQKGYFDVKQHRFIIKATHNK; encoded by the coding sequence ATGAAACAGGATAAATTATTTTTAAATCTATTAGAAAATGCAAATACAAGCTTTAGCGGTTGGGATTTTTCCTTTATTACCGAAACAGGTCGCATGAAAAGTGATTTATTAACTTGGTCATACGGTAGCATGGCCTTTCAACTTATACAACATGCAAGAAAAATGCTAGATATGGGTACTGGTGGTGGCGAGTTTTTATCTATGTTAAAACCCTTCCCGCCTATGACGTATGCAACCGAAGGTTATGCCCCAAATATTCCAATAGCACGAAAGAAATTAGAACCTTTAGGCATCAAAGTTGTAGAAGTAACCGATGACGCAGCTTTTCCATTTCATGCTGAACAATTTGATTTAATTATAAATCAGCATGAATCGTATTCTGCTTCAGAAGTGAAAAGAATCCTTTCTCCAAAGGGGGTATTCCTTACTCAGCAAGTTGGGGGGCTTGATTGTGCTGAAATCAATGAGTATATTGCTGCATCACTTAATCCTGAACTTGCAAACTGGACGTTAAAAACAGCATGTAACGATTTATCCCAAAGCGGTTTTACCATTTTAACAGCGAAAGAAGAATTCCCCCTTCAGCGGTTTTATGATGTCGGCGCTTTAGTCTATTACTTAAAAGCTATTCCTTGGCAAATTCCTGATTTCACTATAGAAAAATATTACGAGAAATTATATAGCATACATCAAATTATCTTACAAAAAGGGTATTTTGATGTAAAGCAACACCGCTTTATTATAAAAGCAACCCATAATAAATGA
- a CDS encoding cephalosporin hydroxylase family protein: MENVKNEFLKQYYDSLVWLTDTHWLGVPICKLPSDLFLYQEIIYELKPDLIIECGTFKGGSALYLASILDLIGKGQVLTIDITPQPNRPSHHRINYLTASSISATAVQAISSIRKPEDVVLVILDSDHSKEHVYKELQLYESMVTTGSYIIVEDTCVNGNPLLPDWGPGPMEAVDEFLAKNNNFIIDETKHKFFISFNPKGFLKKL, from the coding sequence ATCGAAAACGTTAAAAACGAATTTTTAAAACAATATTATGACAGTCTCGTTTGGTTAACTGATACACACTGGCTCGGTGTCCCTATCTGCAAACTTCCCTCTGACCTCTTCTTATATCAAGAAATTATTTACGAATTAAAACCTGATTTAATTATTGAATGTGGTACTTTTAAGGGCGGTAGCGCTCTTTATTTAGCTTCAATATTAGATTTAATAGGCAAAGGGCAAGTTCTAACTATCGATATTACTCCTCAACCAAATCGCCCATCACATCATCGCATCAACTATTTAACAGCTTCTTCTATTTCAGCAACGGCCGTTCAAGCTATATCAAGCATACGAAAACCTGAAGATGTTGTTTTGGTTATTCTCGATTCTGACCATAGTAAAGAACACGTATATAAAGAATTGCAATTATATGAATCCATGGTAACTACTGGTAGTTATATCATTGTAGAAGATACATGCGTTAATGGAAACCCTCTACTTCCTGATTGGGGCCCAGGACCAATGGAAGCTGTGGATGAGTTTTTAGCAAAAAATAATAATTTTATAATAGATGAAACAAAGCATAAGTTTTTCATATCATTTAACCCGAAAGGCTTTTTGAAGAAACTGTAA
- the lepB gene encoding signal peptidase I produces the protein MKQEIKKGWEKVLLFIFVMVVAFYSFTLCKVEGKSMQPTLHEEDYVFVNKAAVHFSSLQHGEIVIIREEDNSKYYVKRVIGLPGDKVNITNGTLYVNDKKQDEPYINRDVFNDTEAFYNLQTTKIPPNKLFVMGDNRAYSRDSRNGLGYIEEDNIIGKVEFVYYPFSKMKMLN, from the coding sequence ATGAAGCAAGAGATCAAGAAAGGATGGGAGAAAGTTTTATTATTCATATTTGTGATGGTAGTAGCCTTCTATTCTTTTACTTTATGTAAGGTTGAAGGGAAATCAATGCAACCAACTTTACATGAAGAAGATTATGTATTTGTAAATAAAGCAGCAGTACATTTTTCTAGCTTACAACACGGAGAAATCGTTATTATTAGGGAAGAGGATAATTCTAAGTACTATGTAAAACGAGTGATAGGGCTTCCTGGTGACAAAGTTAACATAACGAATGGCACTTTATATGTAAATGATAAAAAGCAAGATGAACCGTATATTAATAGAGATGTATTCAATGATACGGAAGCGTTTTATAATTTACAAACAACAAAGATTCCACCAAATAAATTATTTGTAATGGGAGATAATCGTGCGTATAGCAGGGATAGTCGGAATGGTTTAGGTTATATTGAGGAAGATAACATTATTGGAAAGGTGGAATTTGTCTATTATCCTTTTTCGAAAATGAAAATGTTAAACTAG
- a CDS encoding peptidoglycan D,D-transpeptidase FtsI family protein, which yields MKQKKEKKKKKKTHIPFRLNVLFFIVFLLFSTIIIQLGKVQIIDGETYRNEVNKKEDVTVSTPVPRGKIFDREGKAIVENKPLRTVTYTKMNGVDGKEMLKIARELAKLIEMPQEDMDKLTDTDKKDFWMQLNAKRAAEKVTKDEESKLREQKVEGKELDKKVEKLRRERITQEELNTLTKEDIEVLAIKSKMTAGYKMTPQIIKKDVTPNEYAVISERLVVFPGVDTTVDWEREYPNDKILRSVLGSVSSANEGLPKEQLNYYLVRDYNRNDRVGKSYIEKQYEDTLHGTKEQSKNITDKEGNIVRTEKVKKGKSGNNLTLTVDMDLQKKVEESLEKNLKAFHPSEPMMDRAFVVMMNPKNGQILSIAGKKLVNKDEELQIEDYALGTMTSSYELGSTVKGATLLTGYQTGAIKPYTHFFDAPMFFKGSPKPKKSWKDFGDIDDLRALQVSSNVYMFNTALKIAGIDYVPNNPLDIKQEVFNKMRYHFIQFGLGVSTGIDLPNESAGQRGKTDNIPGFLLDYAIGQYDTYTPLQLAQYISTIANGGYRMKPQIVQEIREQPNKPEDIGKVIQSMEPVILNRVDMDISYINQVKEGFRRVFQEADGTGTGTFKNLPYKPAGKTGTAETVYGGESDIGRDEKNNRKKCYNLTLAGYAPYDADPEVAFSVVVPWVNNDKSGINSAIGKEILDAYFELKSKRFNANPVPVEQPNKAQ from the coding sequence ATGAAACAGAAAAAGGAGAAGAAAAAAAAGAAAAAAACTCATATTCCCTTTCGGTTAAATGTGCTATTTTTTATTGTATTTCTTCTGTTTTCAACCATTATTATTCAGTTAGGAAAAGTGCAGATCATTGATGGAGAAACGTATAGAAATGAAGTGAACAAGAAGGAAGATGTAACAGTGAGTACTCCTGTTCCTAGAGGGAAAATATTTGATCGAGAAGGAAAGGCGATTGTTGAAAATAAGCCATTAAGGACAGTTACATACACAAAGATGAATGGTGTAGATGGTAAAGAGATGTTAAAAATAGCGAGGGAATTAGCAAAGCTGATTGAAATGCCTCAAGAAGACATGGATAAGTTAACAGATACGGACAAAAAGGATTTTTGGATGCAATTAAATGCAAAGCGTGCAGCAGAAAAAGTAACAAAGGATGAGGAGAGTAAACTTAGGGAACAGAAAGTAGAGGGAAAAGAATTAGATAAAAAAGTAGAAAAATTAAGACGGGAAAGAATTACACAAGAAGAGCTGAATACACTTACAAAGGAAGATATAGAAGTACTAGCAATTAAAAGTAAAATGACTGCTGGATATAAAATGACGCCACAAATTATAAAAAAAGATGTGACTCCGAATGAATATGCAGTAATTAGTGAAAGATTAGTGGTTTTTCCAGGGGTAGATACGACTGTTGATTGGGAACGTGAATATCCGAATGATAAAATACTGCGTTCTGTACTCGGTAGTGTATCTAGTGCAAATGAAGGGCTGCCGAAAGAACAATTAAATTATTACTTAGTTCGTGATTACAATCGGAATGACCGGGTTGGTAAAAGTTATATTGAAAAACAATATGAAGATACATTACATGGAACGAAGGAACAATCTAAAAATATTACGGATAAAGAAGGAAATATTGTCCGAACTGAAAAGGTTAAAAAGGGAAAAAGTGGAAATAATTTAACGTTAACAGTTGATATGGATTTGCAGAAGAAGGTAGAAGAAAGCCTGGAAAAAAATTTAAAGGCGTTTCATCCTTCAGAACCGATGATGGATCGCGCTTTTGTCGTTATGATGAATCCGAAAAACGGTCAGATTTTATCAATTGCAGGTAAGAAGTTAGTAAATAAAGATGAGGAGCTTCAAATAGAAGATTATGCGCTTGGTACAATGACCAGCTCTTATGAGTTAGGCTCAACGGTTAAAGGGGCTACTTTATTAACTGGATATCAAACAGGTGCAATTAAACCGTATACACATTTTTTTGATGCACCAATGTTTTTTAAAGGAAGTCCTAAACCGAAGAAATCATGGAAAGACTTTGGAGATATTGATGATTTAAGGGCTTTACAAGTTTCATCTAATGTTTATATGTTTAATACTGCTTTAAAGATTGCGGGAATTGATTATGTACCAAATAACCCATTAGATATTAAACAAGAGGTATTTAATAAAATGCGTTATCATTTCATTCAATTTGGTTTAGGAGTGTCAACTGGTATTGATTTACCAAATGAATCCGCTGGGCAAAGAGGTAAAACCGATAATATACCTGGTTTTTTACTTGATTACGCTATTGGTCAATATGATACATATACGCCACTGCAGCTTGCCCAATATATTTCTACAATCGCAAATGGTGGCTATCGAATGAAGCCACAAATTGTACAGGAAATTAGGGAACAACCAAATAAGCCAGAAGATATTGGGAAAGTAATCCAGTCGATGGAACCGGTTATTTTAAACCGTGTTGATATGGATATTAGTTATATTAATCAAGTGAAAGAAGGGTTTAGAAGAGTGTTTCAAGAAGCAGATGGAACAGGGACTGGAACATTCAAAAATCTTCCGTATAAACCAGCTGGCAAGACTGGAACCGCAGAGACAGTTTATGGAGGCGAGAGTGATATTGGAAGAGATGAAAAAAATAATAGAAAAAAATGCTATAATTTAACTCTAGCTGGTTATGCACCATATGATGCTGATCCAGAGGTAGCTTTTTCTGTCGTTGTACCATGGGTAAATAATGATAAATCAGGAATTAACTCTGCAATTGGTAAAGAGATTTTGGATGCGTATTTTGAGTTGAAATCAAAGAGATTCAATGCAAATCCAGTTCCTGTAGAACAACCAAATAAGGCACAATAA
- a CDS encoding NAD-dependent protein deacylase, with protein sequence MQQYEEVRSILEQANKITVLTGAGASTESGIPDFRSANGLYADANVEMYLSRGYYNRNPKEFWKHYKEIFQINTFHQYKPNNGHRFLAELEEKGKDIAVLTQNIDGLHQLGGSKHVIDLHGTLQTAHCPKCKAGYDLQYMIDHEVPRCEKCNFILNPDVVLYGDTLPQYQNAMKRLYETDVLLVMGTSLKVQPVASFPEIAKREVGATTILVNEELTRQEYNFDYVFQRKIGEFVNSLA encoded by the coding sequence GTGCAGCAATATGAGGAAGTGCGTTCAATTCTAGAACAAGCAAATAAAATTACAGTATTAACGGGCGCTGGTGCGAGCACGGAAAGTGGCATTCCAGATTTTCGTTCAGCTAATGGCTTATATGCTGATGCGAACGTAGAAATGTATTTATCAAGAGGGTACTATAATAGGAATCCTAAAGAATTTTGGAAACATTATAAGGAAATATTCCAAATAAATACGTTTCATCAATACAAGCCGAACAATGGACATCGCTTTTTAGCTGAGTTAGAAGAAAAAGGGAAAGATATCGCAGTATTAACACAAAACATTGATGGGTTACATCAATTAGGTGGTAGTAAGCATGTGATTGATTTACATGGAACACTTCAAACAGCACATTGTCCAAAATGCAAAGCGGGTTATGACTTACAATATATGATAGATCATGAAGTGCCACGATGTGAAAAATGTAATTTTATTTTGAATCCAGATGTGGTTTTATATGGAGATACTTTGCCGCAATATCAAAATGCGATGAAGCGTTTATATGAAACGGATGTATTGCTTGTTATGGGAACTTCATTAAAAGTACAGCCGGTCGCATCGTTCCCGGAAATCGCAAAAAGGGAAGTTGGGGCAACGACGATTTTAGTAAACGAAGAGTTAACGAGACAAGAATATAATTTTGATTACGTTTTTCAGCGGAAGATTGGTGAGTTTGTTAATAGTCTGGCGTAA
- the pcp gene encoding pyroglutamyl-peptidase I — MKKVLITGFEPFGGESINPAWEVAKNLNEKTVGEFKIVSKQVPTVFHKSIEVVQTYIEKVEPEIIICIGQAGGRADITVERVAINVDDARIADNEGNQPVDIPIVVEGPAAYWSTLPMKAIVKKLREEGIPASVSQTAGTFVCNHLFYGLMHELEKQEKRIRGGFVHIPFLPEQASNYPGQPSMSLSTITSAIELLVHVTTEVQVDIAECGGATH; from the coding sequence GTGAAAAAAGTATTAATAACAGGATTTGAGCCTTTTGGAGGAGAGAGCATTAATCCAGCTTGGGAAGTTGCAAAGAATTTGAATGAGAAAACAGTTGGAGAGTTCAAGATTGTGAGTAAACAAGTTCCAACGGTATTTCATAAATCAATAGAAGTAGTACAAACATATATAGAAAAAGTTGAACCTGAAATCATTATCTGTATTGGACAAGCTGGAGGACGCGCGGATATTACAGTTGAGCGCGTAGCAATTAATGTTGATGATGCAAGAATTGCTGATAATGAAGGAAATCAGCCGGTTGACATACCTATTGTAGTTGAAGGGCCAGCTGCTTATTGGTCTACCCTTCCTATGAAAGCGATCGTAAAGAAACTTCGTGAAGAGGGGATACCAGCTTCTGTTTCACAAACTGCAGGTACTTTCGTTTGTAATCATTTATTCTATGGACTTATGCATGAATTAGAGAAGCAGGAAAAGAGAATACGAGGTGGTTTTGTGCATATTCCGTTTCTACCAGAGCAAGCTAGTAATTATCCTGGCCAGCCAAGTATGTCCCTTTCTACTATTACGAGCGCGATAGAATTGTTAGTTCACGTTACAACGGAGGTGCAAGTGGATATTGCCGAGTGCGGTGGGGCAACACATTAA
- a CDS encoding DUF979 domain-containing protein, which translates to MNLITMDTIYYILGIIVAFVAIRIAFDREHPNRFGSSLFWALFAITFLFGNMIPPFYVGCIVIIMVMLASLNKVTKSNEKEAPAEERVKHAEKLRNKIFMPAILIPIFTIIGTLTLGKIKWGNVSLVDSDKVTLIALALGALLAFVAALRITKAKITTPVQEGSRLLQAVGWAVILPQMLAALGGIFAKSGVGQVVSDLVGQVLPTEYPFVAVMAYCLGMMLFTVVMGNAFAAFAVITGGIGLPLIVQMHGGNPAIMAALGMFAGYCGTLITPMAANFNIVPAMLLELKDKNAVIKAQAPIAITIFLINMFIMYGLVYRF; encoded by the coding sequence ATGAATCTTATTACAATGGATACGATTTATTATATATTAGGTATAATTGTAGCGTTTGTTGCAATCCGTATTGCCTTTGATCGTGAGCATCCGAATCGATTTGGTTCAAGTTTATTTTGGGCATTATTTGCAATTACATTTTTATTTGGAAATATGATACCTCCATTTTATGTAGGGTGTATTGTAATTATAATGGTAATGTTAGCATCATTAAATAAAGTGACAAAGTCGAATGAGAAAGAAGCACCTGCAGAAGAACGTGTGAAACATGCAGAGAAATTAAGAAATAAAATCTTTATGCCAGCTATTTTAATACCTATTTTCACAATTATCGGTACGTTAACGTTAGGGAAAATAAAGTGGGGAAATGTATCTCTTGTAGATTCTGATAAAGTGACGCTAATTGCTTTAGCGTTAGGTGCATTGCTAGCTTTCGTAGCGGCATTACGTATAACGAAGGCGAAAATAACAACTCCTGTACAAGAAGGTAGCAGATTATTGCAAGCTGTAGGATGGGCAGTTATTTTACCACAAATGTTAGCAGCACTTGGCGGTATTTTTGCAAAATCGGGAGTAGGACAAGTTGTTTCTGATTTAGTAGGGCAAGTGTTACCGACAGAGTACCCATTCGTTGCTGTAATGGCGTATTGCTTAGGTATGATGCTATTTACAGTAGTAATGGGGAATGCATTTGCTGCTTTTGCGGTTATTACAGGTGGAATTGGTTTACCTCTTATTGTACAAATGCACGGCGGAAATCCAGCGATTATGGCAGCTCTTGGCATGTTTGCCGGCTATTGTGGAACATTGATTACACCGATGGCTGCAAACTTTAATATTGTGCCAGCAATGCTTTTAGAATTGAAAGATAAAAATGCCGTAATTAAGGCGCAGGCACCGATTGCTATTACAATTTTCTTGATTAACATGTTTATTATGTATGGCCTCGTATATCGTTTTTAG
- a CDS encoding DUF969 domain-containing protein: MVKLIGILLVAIGFLFRLNTLLVVMVAGVVTGLVSGLSFYDVISMFGKFFIENRYMSMPILLTLPVIGILERYGLKERAEALITKSKGATTGRVLMSYFTIREASAALGLNIGGHAQTVRPLVAPMAEGAAHGRYGKLPEKLKEKIKANAAAAENTAWFFGEDIFIATGAILLMKGFFDSVGMHVGVWDMALWGIPTAISAFIVSWIKFRRFDKHIAAVMKKEEQQDKEAM; encoded by the coding sequence ATGGTGAAATTAATTGGGATATTACTTGTAGCTATTGGTTTTTTATTTCGTCTAAATACACTTTTAGTTGTTATGGTTGCAGGGGTCGTTACGGGTTTAGTTTCAGGACTAAGTTTTTATGATGTCATTAGCATGTTCGGTAAATTTTTCATAGAAAATAGATATATGTCTATGCCAATATTATTAACTTTACCTGTAATAGGTATATTAGAGCGGTATGGATTGAAGGAGAGAGCAGAGGCACTTATAACGAAATCAAAAGGGGCAACAACTGGAAGAGTATTAATGTCATATTTTACAATACGTGAAGCGTCAGCAGCACTGGGACTTAATATTGGTGGACATGCACAAACAGTGAGACCTCTCGTAGCACCAATGGCAGAAGGTGCTGCACATGGGCGCTATGGAAAACTTCCTGAAAAGTTGAAAGAGAAAATTAAAGCCAATGCTGCCGCAGCTGAAAACACTGCTTGGTTTTTTGGCGAAGATATATTCATAGCGACAGGTGCGATTTTATTAATGAAGGGATTTTTTGATTCAGTTGGCATGCATGTTGGTGTTTGGGATATGGCGCTTTGGGGCATTCCAACAGCAATATCTGCTTTTATAGTAAGTTGGATTAAATTTAGAAGGTTTGATAAACATATCGCAGCTGTTATGAAAAAAGAAGAACAACAAGATAAGGAGGCGATGTAG
- the pxpA gene encoding 5-oxoprolinase subunit PxpA gives MITIDLNCDLGEGFGAYQIGNDDEILPFVSSANIACGFHAGDPTVMRQTVEKALRHNVAIGAHPGFPDLIGFGRRIMRVSPNEVYDYVLYQIGALAGFVKAAGGNMHHVKPHGALYNMAATDPEIADAIAKAIYHINPELLLYGLANSRAFQEAAQKYELTLVQEAFADRTYQADGTLTSRTEENALIKSEEKAIEQVLQMVQEDRVHAVDGSDVTIHAQTICLHGDGENAVQFAERIHRTFSLNGISICAPK, from the coding sequence GTGATTACAATCGATCTAAATTGTGATTTGGGAGAAGGTTTTGGAGCTTATCAAATCGGGAACGATGATGAAATTCTTCCGTTCGTTTCATCTGCAAATATTGCATGTGGTTTTCATGCGGGTGATCCAACGGTTATGCGTCAAACAGTTGAAAAAGCATTGCGACATAATGTAGCGATAGGTGCTCATCCTGGTTTTCCTGATTTAATTGGGTTTGGAAGAAGGATAATGCGTGTTTCACCAAATGAAGTATACGATTATGTTTTATATCAAATTGGGGCATTAGCTGGATTTGTAAAAGCTGCTGGAGGGAATATGCATCATGTAAAACCACACGGTGCCCTTTATAATATGGCAGCTACTGATCCTGAAATTGCAGATGCGATTGCTAAGGCGATTTATCATATCAATCCGGAGTTATTACTGTATGGATTAGCGAATAGTCGTGCCTTTCAAGAAGCAGCTCAAAAATATGAATTAACTCTCGTCCAAGAAGCATTTGCTGATCGTACGTATCAGGCAGATGGAACATTAACAAGTCGTACAGAAGAAAATGCGCTGATTAAAAGTGAAGAGAAAGCAATTGAGCAAGTACTTCAAATGGTACAAGAAGATCGGGTGCATGCAGTTGATGGAAGTGATGTTACAATTCATGCACAAACGATTTGTTTACACGGTGATGGGGAGAATGCAGTACAATTTGCGGAGAGAATACACAGAACATTCAGTCTTAATGGTATTTCTATATGTGCACCAAAATAG
- a CDS encoding biotin-dependent carboxyltransferase family protein, translated as MNVEILHAGMFTTIQDLGRYQYQQYGVPVSGAMDRVALRIINMLVGNEEDEAGLEITIMGPKMLIKKTTLLAIGGANIEPLLNGEPIPLWRPVLAEEGSMLCFGKLQFGCRAYVTFAGGIDIASSMGSKSTYVRAAIGGIEGRMLRKGDRFGIGTPSKFANHVINHLIEDNRVKTKWAICHHVLPKYNRHPVLRVITDFESDQFTEASLQSFFTKEYKVSSYADRMGYRLEGEVLKRMEEREILSSSVTCGTIQVPSGGHPIILMADRQTTGGYPRIGNVISVDLPILAQLKPGDYVAFEKISIEEAGKLYIEQEENMNLLKRFIALRS; from the coding sequence ATGAATGTAGAGATTTTACATGCAGGGATGTTTACAACTATTCAAGACTTAGGACGATATCAGTATCAACAATATGGTGTGCCTGTTAGTGGTGCTATGGATAGGGTAGCCCTGAGAATAATTAATATGCTAGTCGGTAATGAAGAGGATGAGGCAGGATTAGAGATTACAATAATGGGGCCGAAAATGTTGATTAAGAAGACGACGCTATTAGCGATTGGTGGAGCAAACATAGAGCCGTTGCTAAATGGAGAGCCGATTCCGTTATGGCGACCAGTTTTAGCGGAGGAAGGCAGTATGCTTTGTTTTGGAAAGTTACAATTTGGATGTAGGGCGTACGTTACATTTGCAGGTGGGATTGATATTGCTAGTAGCATGGGGAGTAAAAGTACATATGTACGTGCGGCTATTGGCGGGATTGAGGGAAGGATGCTCAGAAAAGGGGATCGTTTTGGAATTGGTACACCGTCAAAATTTGCAAATCATGTAATAAATCATTTAATAGAGGATAACAGAGTAAAAACAAAGTGGGCAATATGTCATCATGTTTTGCCGAAGTATAATCGTCACCCAGTACTTCGTGTCATTACTGACTTCGAATCGGATCAATTTACGGAAGCAAGCTTACAATCGTTTTTTACAAAAGAGTATAAAGTGTCTAGTTATGCTGATCGAATGGGATATAGGTTAGAAGGAGAAGTTTTAAAGAGAATGGAAGAGAGGGAGATTTTATCAAGCTCAGTTACATGTGGAACGATTCAAGTACCAAGTGGAGGTCATCCTATTATTTTAATGGCCGATAGGCAAACGACAGGTGGGTATCCTAGAATTGGAAATGTTATTTCAGTAGATTTACCGATTCTTGCCCAATTAAAGCCCGGGGACTATGTTGCTTTTGAAAAAATTTCGATAGAAGAAGCTGGGAAGTTGTACATAGAGCAGGAAGAAAACATGAATCTATTAAAGCGATTTATCGCTTTGCGAAGCTAG
- the pxpB gene encoding 5-oxoprolinase subunit PxpB, whose protein sequence is MKFSALGDQAVVVTFGESIQMDIYENVQQLFQSLKQNPFSGMIECVPSFTSLTVYYDLYTLWKRYERNIVPYDYICEYISKLYSSEKNELKKQFNHITIPVCYGGEYGPDLEEVASYHKLQAEDVIRIHSETTYFVYMLGFTPGFPYLGGLSKELETPRKQTPRLQIAPGSVGIGGSQTGIYPLETPGGWNIIGRTPISLFHPEAESPTYIQSGMYLRFTPITEKEYVTLEGDKK, encoded by the coding sequence ATGAAATTTTCTGCGCTAGGGGATCAAGCTGTTGTTGTTACGTTTGGTGAAAGTATTCAAATGGATATATACGAAAATGTACAACAATTATTTCAGTCGTTAAAACAAAACCCTTTTTCAGGCATGATTGAATGCGTGCCATCATTTACTTCATTAACTGTTTATTATGATTTATATACATTATGGAAGAGATATGAAAGAAATATAGTACCGTATGATTATATATGTGAATACATAAGTAAGTTATATTCTTCCGAGAAGAATGAGCTAAAAAAGCAATTTAATCATATTACGATACCAGTTTGTTACGGGGGAGAATATGGACCGGATTTAGAAGAAGTTGCTTCCTATCATAAATTACAAGCAGAGGATGTCATTCGTATTCATAGCGAAACGACTTATTTTGTTTATATGCTAGGATTTACACCAGGGTTTCCTTATTTGGGAGGACTCTCTAAAGAGTTAGAAACACCAAGGAAACAAACACCGCGTTTACAAATAGCACCTGGTTCAGTAGGAATTGGCGGAAGTCAAACAGGTATATATCCACTTGAAACACCAGGTGGCTGGAATATTATTGGGAGGACTCCGATTTCTTTATTTCATCCAGAAGCAGAATCACCTACATATATCCAAAGTGGAATGTATTTACGTTTTACCCCAATAACGGAGAAAGAGTATGTAACCTTAGAGGGGGATAAAAAATGA